One window of the Methanobrevibacter oralis genome contains the following:
- a CDS encoding 50S ribosomal protein L39e — MSRNKPLAKKLRMAKANKQNRRIPIWAYSKTNRKLRYKAKPRHWRRNSLKL; from the coding sequence ATGAGTAGAAATAAACCATTAGCTAAAAAATTAAGAATGGCTAAAGCAAACAAACAAAATAGAAGAATTCCAATTTGGGCTTATTCTAAAACAAACCGTAAACTTAGATACAAAGCTAAACCTAGACATTGGAGAAGAAACAGCCTTAAATTATAA
- a CDS encoding 50S ribosomal protein L31e gives MERVYTIPLRNVKKVKRTIRAPRAIREVQNFLFKHMKAEEVKIDESINHVIWARGIQKIPSKITVKAVKDDDGVVKATLAE, from the coding sequence ATGGAAAGAGTTTATACAATTCCACTTAGAAATGTTAAAAAAGTTAAAAGGACTATAAGAGCTCCTAGAGCTATTAGGGAAGTACAAAACTTCTTATTTAAACACATGAAAGCTGAAGAAGTTAAAATTGATGAATCTATCAATCATGTAATATGGGCAAGAGGTATTCAAAAAATACCTTCAAAAATCACTGTTAAAGCAGTTAAAGATGATGATGGTGTTGTAAAAGCTACATTAGCAGAATAG
- a CDS encoding translation initiation factor IF-6, with translation MLKRVDIVGNPNLGVFILATDKVVLVPYNLSDEKIEIINDTLKVDVVRASVSGSSLIGSLAVANSNGIVVSPHVLDREIKQFEDLGFDVATIPDKYTAIGNIVATNDNGAIASPFLSNESIKIIKRTLDVNVESTSMVGRDIIGSVISVTNKGFLIDKNAVETELDFAQEVFDVEGDIGTVGKGISLVGACSIANSYGAIVAKDSTGPEMARVEEALGFLDDLYNHEELI, from the coding sequence ATGTTAAAAAGAGTCGATATTGTAGGAAATCCAAATTTAGGAGTCTTTATCCTAGCAACGGATAAAGTAGTATTAGTTCCATATAATCTTTCAGATGAAAAAATTGAAATAATTAATGATACTTTAAAAGTTGATGTTGTTAGGGCTTCTGTTTCTGGAAGTAGCCTAATAGGATCTTTGGCTGTTGCTAATTCAAATGGTATTGTTGTTTCCCCACATGTTTTAGATAGAGAAATTAAACAGTTTGAGGATTTAGGATTTGATGTAGCTACTATTCCAGATAAGTATACTGCTATTGGGAATATTGTTGCAACTAATGATAATGGAGCTATTGCAAGTCCATTTTTATCTAATGAATCAATTAAGATCATTAAAAGGACTTTAGATGTAAATGTTGAATCTACATCCATGGTTGGACGTGATATTATTGGTTCTGTGATATCTGTAACTAATAAAGGATTTTTAATAGATAAAAATGCCGTTGAAACTGAATTAGATTTTGCTCAAGAAGTATTTGATGTTGAAGGAGATATTGGTACTGTTGGTAAAGGTATTTCTTTAGTTGGTGCTTGCTCTATTGCTAATTCATATGGAGCAATTGTTGCTAAAGATAGTACCGGTCCTGAAATGGCTAGAGTTGAAGAAGCATTAGGCTTTTTAGACGATTTATACAATCATGAGGAATTAATATGA
- the rpl18a gene encoding 50S ribosomal protein L18Ae, whose protein sequence is MITKIYRVKGTFVMGDEYHKFTKEYKATCEADIKEKIYERFGSKHGINRNQISISDITEITPEEVIDPIVKEIL, encoded by the coding sequence ATGATAACAAAAATTTACAGAGTTAAAGGAACTTTTGTAATGGGCGATGAATATCATAAATTTACTAAAGAATACAAGGCTACTTGTGAAGCTGATATTAAAGAAAAAATTTATGAACGTTTTGGAAGTAAACACGGTATTAATAGAAATCAAATTTCTATTTCAGATATTACCGAAATTACTCCTGAAGAAGTAATTGACCCTATCGTAAAAGAAATTTTATAA